Below is a window of Virgibacillus sp. NKC19-3 DNA.
TCTGCTGCATTTGCACTTTCTCCAGTAGCCATTTTGCAACCAATTCCAATTTGTTCGGAATAGCAATGTCCTCATCAAGTGCGTAGAAATAATCATAGATTTGCTGTTTGGAAGCAATCGTTTCACCCCGAAAAGCAATTCGCTTAAACTGAATCCCTGCTTCATGTAGTTTTTCCACATATGCATCAATCATCGCTTTAAAGTCCAGACTGGCCAAATACTTCATGCTCTTCATTCGTGTTGTATATTCTTGGCTCTCTCCCTGCGCCAACACATACTCCATTTGCTCAAATGGGGACTCTATTGTAAATTTATCCATGATTCGCTTCTGCATATAATTGAGAAAAGTCATTTGTCTCACGTTCGTCTCGCCAAGTTCTGGCAGTACATTTGAAATATAGCTGCTAAATAGCGGATTTGGTGAAAGTAGCATGACATTATCCGCATGCAACGTTTCCCTGTAACGGTACATTAAGTATGCGATTCGCTGGAGAGCTGCGCTTGTTTTCCCGCTTCCGGCAACGCCTTGTACAACAAGGAGACTACTGCGTTCATTACGGATGATCTGATTCTGCTCTTGTTGGATCGTAGCAACAATACTCTTCATCATCGTGCTTGCATTATTTCCAAGCGCACGCTGCAGTATCTGATCACCGATGGTTACCCCTGTGTCAAACATGCCTTCAATGCTGCCATGGCGAATGATAAACTGTCTTTTCAGTGTCACATCACCTGTAATTGTCGTCTCACGGGTTCTATAACTCGCCTTTCCAGTAGAATAATCATAATAAAGACTCGAAATAGGCGCACGCCAATCATAGACGAGGAAATCCTGATCATCCTTATCCATGAGCGAGGAAACGCCAATATAAATAGCCTCTTTCTCTGTGTAGGCGTCCTCCTTAAAATCAATTCGCCCAAAATAAGGCGAATCTTTAAGTCTATCCAACGTTTTCAGCCTCTCTCCTACCTTTCCATGGAACCTCTCCTTTTGCGATAAGAGTGTCGCTTGTTGCTTAATACTTTCCTGCGTCTCGATGACATCATCCATTTCCTCCACATTAACTGTGATATCATCCCAAAACGTTCTCCGAAGCTCCACGACATCCGCTTTTAATCCCTTTGACTGTTGATATAATTTATCTTCTTTGGTTTTAATCTCCTCGATAATGTTATCGACCCGCCGCTGTTCCATGGCACGTTCATCCATTTCATCAACCCCAACATTCCTTTTTGTTGACATCCTAATTATTTTGTAGTATAATTGATTTTAGGATAAATATACTTATATTTAATTAGGAGTGCTAACTAATATAGTTTAGCACTTTTCGTTGTTTACATCAACTCGTTCCTTAAGGGGACAGGTTCCTTGTCCCTCTAACATGTATGGAAAATGAGGGTATTTCTTTATTACGAAATCACTATTTTTCCCTGCCTCATGCCAGCTCCCACAAATCATGATTAGGTATCGATGCTTTTGTTTAATATTTCACATTCCTTTTCTGAAATTAATCTTGGAATCTACTATTTTAAACAGGTTAATATTGTAATTTTCGCCAAGATATATTATAATAAAATTGTGATATACTTCACATAGTTTTTTATCAGAAAGGAGCAATAACATGAAGAATTTTATAAGTATACTAGGAACAAACTCAGATCATTCCACGAACCGTCTATTGTTGCAATTTATTCAAAAGCATTTTGCAGACCAGGCTAACATTGAGATTTTCGAAATAAAGAAAATACCTGCCTTTAATAAACCGGAAGACAAGAAAGCACCTCGTGAAGTACAAGAGCTTGCGGATAAAATTAGGGAAGCAGATGGTGTGATCATTAGTACGCCGGAATATAACCATTCTGTACCAGCGATATTAAAAAGTACGTTAGAGTGGTTGTCCTATACAGATCAGGCGTTAATTGATAAGCCTGTAATGCTGACTGGAGCTTCCTATGGAAGATTAGGTTCTTCCCGTGCTCAAATACATCTACGTCAAATGCTTGATGCACCTGAATTGAAAGCGCGTATTATGCCCAGTTCTGAATTTTTAATAGGGTATTCGTTACAAGCCTTTGATGATAATGGTAATTTGACAGATCAACATAAAAGAGAAGAACTCGAACGAATTTTTAATGACTTTGTGCAATTTGTAGCTATCACGAATCAATTAGTTCACGCGAATCAAACGCCTGAGAACAAAGCAACAAATTTCTCATGGGAGATTATTTAATTACTAGGAGGTATATCGATGAAACTCGTTGGAATCGTTGGATCAAATGCTGATTTTTCTTATAATCGTCTATTGTTAAATTTTATTGCAAAAAATTTCAAGAAATTAATTGATGTGGAAGTGCTGGATATTAAAGATGTTCCAATGTTTAATCAATCGGAGGATCAAACAAATAGTGAAGTAATTCAACAGTTAAATAAAAAAATTGTGGAAGCAGATGGTGTCATTATTGCTACACCCGAATATAACCACTCTATTCCCTCTGCATTACAAAGTGTCTTAGAATGGCTATCGTTTAAAATACATCCTCTTGATGGAAAGCCGGTAATGATTGTGGGTGCTTCTTATGATGTCCAAGGGTCTTCACGGTCTCAATTACATTTGCGACAAATATTAGATGCCCCAGGTGTGAATGCTGTCGTCATGCCGGGTAACGAATTTCTATTAGGCGAAGTGCATCAAGCGTTTGATGAAGATGATAATCTAAAAGATACGGCAACAACGCAATTTTTAGAAAGTTGTATCAAGAAATTTATTCGCTTCATCAACGTTGTCAATGTCCTGCAATCACCTGAAGGGATGAAAGATGTATCTAGTGCAGAAGATTTATATGCGACTGGAACAGTTGATACTACAATTGAAGGTGTTGACATGTCCGCCGACGACTGGGTTGAACAAGCTGCCGAAGCAACGCAAGCTGTTGAAGGGAACACTTACGTTAAATTAAATCGTGGTATTTTGACAGTTAATCAGATCAATCATTTCTTAAATTCAATGCCGATGGAATTGACTTACGCAGATAGCAATAATCAATTCTTATATTATAACCACAAGTTTGACACCGAAGACATGTTAGCAGCACGCAAGCCGGAACAAGTCGGTAGTCCACTAGCAGAATGTCATCCAGAAAGAGTATTTAGCAGCGTTTCTTGGGTCATACAACAACTACGTAATGGGAATGAAGATGTTGTACGAACGAAGGTACCAACACACGGACCAGATAAGTTTGTTGTCCATAGCTACCAGGCAATACATGATGAAGATGATAATTTTATTGGCATCAACGAATATGTACAAGATATTCAGCCGATTATTGATTGGTATTTAGAACAAACTGGTCAGCAGTTAACCGGCGGCAGTGTAGATGCCGTATCCGGGGCGACTACAAAAGTAGATACCGTATCCGGAGCAACAGCTAAAAATTAAAGAGAAAACAAAAAGAGGTCATTACGGCCTCTTTTTCGAAGTTGGTTCAATGATCTTGAAATAACGCCCAACGTCTTTATGGAAGGGATAAGATAGAAAAGTTCGTTTCCTTTATTAGAGATTGGAACATATGTCATAACGTCCTTTACGGTCCAATACTTCATTACTTATGATACGGTTCTCCCCGCATAATCCGAAACCCGCGATAAATCTGCTCTAACAAAATCAATCGCATCATCTGATGGGGAAACGTCAACGTCGAAAATGACAGCGCCAAATCACTCCGCTTCTGCACGGATTCACTAATGCCAAGTGATCCGCCAATAACGAATGCGATGTTGCTTTTTCCATACGTCGCAAGCTTGTCCATCTTTGCTGCCAGCTGCTCGGAACTAAGCTTTTTTCCATTAATCTCAAGCGTGATAACATAAGTGTCATGGCCAATCTTGGATAGGAGCCGCTCTCCTTCTTTTCGCTTCACCTCCTGCTCCTCTGCCTCGCTCAAATTTTCCGGAGCTTTTTCGTCCGCTACTTCCGTGATTTCCACCTTGGCGTAGGTGCTCAGGCGTTTTAAGTATTCCTCGATGCCTTGCTTGAGGTATTTTTCCTTTAGTTTTCCAACTGCTAGGATTGCTATTTTCATGTAAAATACGTCCTTTTTTATTTTCTCTTGTAGTTAGCTTATCATATAATGCTAGGATACCACATTTGCGTTTTTACTTTTCTAGTTATATCCCCATGAATGACACATTGTTTGCCGCTTCATATCTTCTGAATACTCAAAATGGTATACTTATTGTACAAATTTGATTTTCAATAAAAGTAGCTTTATGCAATCGGCAGTTCTGGTACAAGTAAAAATGAAAGGAATGAATTTTTCCATGCTATGGATTGCGACACAAGATAATAAAAGTTTGATGAATGTAAAAGAAATTACGGTAAACAGGAAAAAAGTAGAAGGTGTCATCGGCAGTGGTGCTATGGCTCATTGGGGTAAAACGTTAGGTACGTACGAAACAAAAGAAAGAGCATCAGAAATCCTTAATGATATATTTGAAAAGATGGCAGAAAGCAGCAGTATTTCCGTGACATATATGATGCCTAAAAAGTAAGGAATGAACCGATTATAAATATAACCATTACTTTTACAAGTGTGCGTATCAGGTACGAAAAACGAATAAGGCTCCTTCATTCCCTAGCTTAACGGAACAAAAGCAGCTTCTTAACTAACTTAATGATATTATACTGTCCGAACAAAGCACAAGAAGGCAGGAATAATCGATGATGCTCGATTAAGATTTAAATAGGGAGTGAGTGACATGATGTGGGTTAAATCACTACAGACAGCAATAGACTACATGGAGGATCATTTACTTGACGACCTTCCGATAGAGCGCATTGCCCAACAGGCTAATTTCTCCGTTTTTCATTTTCAGCGTACATTTTCGATATTAACAGATATATCTGTTGGTGAATATCTTAGACGTCGTCGCCTAACATTAGCTGCCTACGAGTTAACCAGATCAGACGCCAAGATTATCGATCTCGCCTACAAATATGGTTACGAAACTCCTGAAGCTTTCACAAAGGCTTTTCGACGGCAACACGGAGTAACACCAAGTGAAGCACGAAAGTATACGGGAAAGCTAAAATCTTATAATCGCCTGGTAGTACAGGTGAATGTGAAGGGAGCAGAACCAATGCAGGTCAAAATGGTTGAACGTGAGGGATTTCAGATTGTAGGGCTTAAACAGAATTTTTCATTGATTAATGAAGATAATCTAGTCGGTATCCCCCAAATGTGGGATAAGGTATACAGAGAAGGTAGTTACAAGCGATTGTTTAGCATGAACAATGGTCCTGTTGAAGGTGTATTAGGTGTATGTGTTGAAAAGAATTCCCAATCCATTGATTATTGGGTAGCCACAGCACACAGGGACAGTGCGCCTGATGAATTATCAACTTTGGAAATTCCCGCATCCAAATGGGCTATATTTGAGGTTCACGGACCGATGCCGGATGCTATGCAAAAAGCGTGGAAACAAATTTTTTCAGAATGGTTTCCTTCAAGTGGTTACAAGCACGCAGGTACACCAGACCTAGAGGTATATTCAGGTACAAATCCATCCAATCCTGATTTATATTCAGAAATCTGGATCCCTGTAAAATAGGCACCTATATGACGCCTTGAATCACTGCTTCGAGTGCATAAACTAATAAAGATAGCCCATGCCTACACATGAGCGGTCGTAATAGACGGAACCCCGACAAGAGGGGACTGTCAGCTTAGGATAACAATCCCTCACGTAGGTACCGACCCCCGAAAGTTAGAGTACAAAATCTAATTTTCGGGGGTGTTTTTATGGTCTTTGTCAGACAGCCATCGTAAACACCACTAACATCTCAGGAGGACATCATGAGTATTAGCGCACTA
It encodes the following:
- the helD gene encoding RNA polymerase recycling motor HelD, which translates into the protein MDERAMEQRRVDNIIEEIKTKEDKLYQQSKGLKADVVELRRTFWDDITVNVEEMDDVIETQESIKQQATLLSQKERFHGKVGERLKTLDRLKDSPYFGRIDFKEDAYTEKEAIYIGVSSLMDKDDQDFLVYDWRAPISSLYYDYSTGKASYRTRETTITGDVTLKRQFIIRHGSIEGMFDTGVTIGDQILQRALGNNASTMMKSIVATIQQEQNQIIRNERSSLLVVQGVAGSGKTSAALQRIAYLMYRYRETLHADNVMLLSPNPLFSSYISNVLPELGETNVRQMTFLNYMQKRIMDKFTIESPFEQMEYVLAQGESQEYTTRMKSMKYLASLDFKAMIDAYVEKLHEAGIQFKRIAFRGETIASKQQIYDYFYALDEDIAIPNKLELVAKWLLEKVQMQQKEELNKDWVMEKVELLDKEDYMEAYHQSEGKEDGGSITDEEEILRSQMVKRVFAPLKERVRNLEFVHIPATYQALFAEWKPEQAPTDWQEMAASIQTQLKERYLTWENATPYLYFQSRIFGDTTDRSVRQMIIDEAQDYSAFQFAYIRYMFPYTRMTLLGDTNQAIYTYAMTENPLTAVDDEANEERIALTKSYRSTKQIVEFTKYFAPGGEMIEPFNREGSKPVLIHDPDDRTKSLLQWVDEWTKEGYETTAIICKTRQESDAVAEALKGKVAFHQINEETHAFEKGLLIVPVYLAKGIEFDAVIIPDATDAHYGKESDRTLFYTACTRAMHALTIIADGKPCRFLEEAAQETYVVK
- a CDS encoding NADPH-dependent FMN reductase — protein: MKNFISILGTNSDHSTNRLLLQFIQKHFADQANIEIFEIKKIPAFNKPEDKKAPREVQELADKIREADGVIISTPEYNHSVPAILKSTLEWLSYTDQALIDKPVMLTGASYGRLGSSRAQIHLRQMLDAPELKARIMPSSEFLIGYSLQAFDDNGNLTDQHKREELERIFNDFVQFVAITNQLVHANQTPENKATNFSWEII
- a CDS encoding NADPH-dependent oxidoreductase yields the protein MKLVGIVGSNADFSYNRLLLNFIAKNFKKLIDVEVLDIKDVPMFNQSEDQTNSEVIQQLNKKIVEADGVIIATPEYNHSIPSALQSVLEWLSFKIHPLDGKPVMIVGASYDVQGSSRSQLHLRQILDAPGVNAVVMPGNEFLLGEVHQAFDEDDNLKDTATTQFLESCIKKFIRFINVVNVLQSPEGMKDVSSAEDLYATGTVDTTIEGVDMSADDWVEQAAEATQAVEGNTYVKLNRGILTVNQINHFLNSMPMELTYADSNNQFLYYNHKFDTEDMLAARKPEQVGSPLAECHPERVFSSVSWVIQQLRNGNEDVVRTKVPTHGPDKFVVHSYQAIHDEDDNFIGINEYVQDIQPIIDWYLEQTGQQLTGGSVDAVSGATTKVDTVSGATAKN
- the rlmH gene encoding 23S rRNA (pseudouridine(1915)-N(3))-methyltransferase RlmH, which encodes MKIAILAVGKLKEKYLKQGIEEYLKRLSTYAKVEITEVADEKAPENLSEAEEQEVKRKEGERLLSKIGHDTYVITLEINGKKLSSEQLAAKMDKLATYGKSNIAFVIGGSLGISESVQKRSDLALSFSTLTFPHQMMRLILLEQIYRGFRIMRGEPYHK
- a CDS encoding AraC family transcriptional regulator — translated: MMWVKSLQTAIDYMEDHLLDDLPIERIAQQANFSVFHFQRTFSILTDISVGEYLRRRRLTLAAYELTRSDAKIIDLAYKYGYETPEAFTKAFRRQHGVTPSEARKYTGKLKSYNRLVVQVNVKGAEPMQVKMVEREGFQIVGLKQNFSLINEDNLVGIPQMWDKVYREGSYKRLFSMNNGPVEGVLGVCVEKNSQSIDYWVATAHRDSAPDELSTLEIPASKWAIFEVHGPMPDAMQKAWKQIFSEWFPSSGYKHAGTPDLEVYSGTNPSNPDLYSEIWIPVK